GATAGTGGTGCGTTAAGGTTTTTCAATCTTGCGTGATCAAATCAATATTTCCTAATAAGATCATAGCTTTAATATTCAAAATAGTATAAAAAGGAAAGTTATGTATGCGGCTCATCCTATCAAGCCCCTAAAAGCCCCTAAACTCAAAACTAAATTTTTAAGGCGTGTGTTTGTGGGCGCGTCTATTAGGCGTTGGAATGACCAAGCATGCCCTTTGGAATTTGTGGAATTAGACAAACAAGCCCATAAAGCGATGATTGCGTATTTGCTCGCTAAAGATTCAAAAGACAGGGGCAAAGACTTAGATTTAGATCTTTTAATCAAGTATTTTTGCTTTGAATTTTTGGAGCGCTTGGTTTTAACCGATATTAAACCCCCTATTTTTTACGCCCTCCAACAAACGCACAGCCAAGAATTAGCCTCCTATGTCGCGCAAAGTTTGCAAGATGAAGTCAGCGCGTATTTCTCTTTAGAGGAATTAAAAGAGTATTTAAGCCACAGGCCCCAAATTTTAGAAACTCAAATTTTAGAGAGCGCGCATTTTTATGCGTCTAAGTGGGAGTTTGACATTATTTATCATTTCAACCCCAACATGTATGGCGTGAAAGAAATAAAAGATAAAATTGACAAGCAACTCCACAATAACGAGCATTTGTTTGAAGGGCTTTTTGGGGAAAAAGAAGATCTGAAAAAATTGGTGAGCATGTTTGGGCAGTTGCGTTTCCAAAAGCGCTGGAGCCAAACCCCAAGAGTGCCGCAAACTAGTGTCTTAGGGCATACCTTATGCGTGGCGATTATGGGGTATTTATTGAGCTTTGATTTAAAAGCTTGTAAAAGCATGCGGATCAATCATTTTTTGGGCGGGCTTTTCCATGATTTACCCGAGATTTTAACCCGAGACATTATCACGCCCATCAAACAAAGCGTTGCAGGGCTTGATAACTGCATTAAAGAAATTGAAAAAAAGGAAATGCAAAACAAAGTCTATTCCTTTGTGTCTTTGGGCGTTCAAGAAGATTTGAAATATTTCACCGAAAACGAGTTTAAAAACCGCTACAAAGACAAGTCTCATCAAATCGTTTTCACTAAAGACGCTGAAGAATTGTTCACGCTTTATAACAGCGATGAATATTTTGGGGTTTGTGGGGAGCTCTTGAAGGTGTGCGATCATTTGAGCGCGTTTTTAGAAGCCCAAATCTCTCTTTCTCATGGCATTTCCAGTAACGATTTGATTAAAGGGGCTCAAAATCTTTTAGAATTGCGATCCCAAACAGAACTGCTTGATTTGGATTTAGGGAAATTGTTTAGGGATTTTAAATAATGAACTATAAAGAATTATTAGAATTTAACGATTACGCTATGGATTTAACCATTCGCATGGCTCATCATAGCACTGCTATTGAAAACAATCCTTTGAGCCTTGCTGAAACTATAAGTATTTTAACCACTGAATACATTCCTAGAGAAATGCCTCAAAGAGCTTTCTTTGAAGTGAAAACTATCAAAACATGCTCTTCTTTCTATTAGAAAACCTGAATAAAGGACAAAGCGTTGATAGCTTTTTTATAAGAGAGTTGCATGGGATTTTAGTGAATTTTTTACTCCCTAATAAAGGGGCTTTCAAAACGACTGATAATACCATTTTAGGAGCTAGTTTTGAAACGACCCCTCATTTTCAAGTGCCTATGTCTATGAAAGAATGGTGCGATAACCTCAATTATAAGATGAAGACCTTACAAGATAAAGAAGAAAAACTAAAAGCTATTTTAGAACAACACATTTTGTTTGAAAGGATACACCCTTTTAGCGATGGTAATGGTAGGGTGGGCAGAATGCTAATCTTTTATAGCGTTTTAGAGCAAAACTTAATACCATTTGTGATCACCAAAGAACAAAAAGAGGCTTACATTAAGGCTTTAGACACATGCAATACAGAAAGCTTATACCAACTCGCCAAAGTATCCCAAGAGTTTGAACTCACACGCATACAAGGGCAAATGGTATTCAATAAGAATAAGCCCTAAAATCATGGTTTTCAAGCGCGCATCAAATAGAGCCTTTTTCTCTCGCTTGAAGAAGCGATGTTGAGCAATTGGCGGTATTTAGTGATTGTTCTTCTTACCATTTTCAAATGGAATTTTTCTTCAATGAGTTCTAAAATCTTAGCGTCGCTCAAAGGCTCTTTTTTGTCTTCATTTTTAATCAATTCTAAAAGGTAGTCTTTAATCACAGCGTTTGAAGTCTCGCTATTGTCTAAGGCGGTGCTAAAGAAATGTTTAATAGGGAAAACCCCCCTTTCGCATGCCAAATATTTATTAGAAATGGCCCTTGAAATCGTGCTTACAGAGTGGTTAAACTCATTGGCTAAATCCAATAATTTTAAAGGACGCAATTTTTTACCCTTAAAAAAATCGTATTGATACTCTAAAAGCATGAGGCCGATTTTATAAATCGTGGCTTTTCTCAAATTTAGTGCATCAATCAAATCTTTAGCCTCTTTTAATTTTTCTTTTAAATAAGCGCTATCTTTAAAGCGATTTTCTTCTAAACTGATCGTCGGATAGCTCTCATCATTCAAACGCACGATGATTTCATCATCCACTTCTAAAATAAAAAGTTCCGGAATGACTTCTATTTCTTTTTCTAAAAACTCAATGGCTGGGGGGTTTTTAAAGGATTTTAAAATCTTTAAAGCCTTTTCATAATAAAAATCTTTAGAAAATTCATGGTGTTTTTCTAAATTTAAAATGATTTTTCGCGCTTCTTCATAAAGCTCGTTATTGTCTAATTCCCTACTCTCTAACTGGAATAAAAAGCTCTCTTTCACATCTCTAGCGCCAATACCAGCGGGATTAAGGTAACTAAAACGCTTGCGCACTTTTTCATAAACTTCGCTCTCTACCCCTAAAATTTTAGCCCTTTCTTCAATGTTTTCTTCAAAATACCCTTCACTATCTAGCCCATTAATAATATCCATAGCGATTTTTTGAGAGGTTTCAGTAGGAAAGAGGGGGGGAATGATTTGAGCTTCTAAGGTTTCAAAAAGGCTTTTAGAAGCGATTGCGAAATTTTCTAAATGATCGTTGCTATTTTTAGCACTAAAGCGATCGCTAAAATTTTTGATGCGTTTGTTTTCAATTTTGATTAAGGGGTTATCCAGGGCGTTTTGTTTCAACACTTCTTCTAAATCTTCAAGCTCACTTTGTAAAATGGGAAGCCACCCTTTTAAAGTAGCGTTTAATTTGTTTTGAGGGCTAATGTTTGCGCGTAAAACCGCCATGTCTATACCTTAAAATTTTCCCCTAAATAATACTTACGCACCAAAGCGTTTTCATAAATTTCATTAGCGTTCCCGCTCGCTAAAAGCGTGCCGCTTTTAATCACATACGCTCTGTGGCACACGCTCAAAGTCTCTCGCACATTGTGATCAGTGATCAACACGCCGATGTTTAATCCAATCAAGCTTTCAATGATTTTTTGAATGTCAATCACCGCAATCGGATCCACGCCCGCAAAAGGCTCATCTAATAGCACAAATTTAGGGTTTTTCATCAAAGCCCTAGCGATTTCTACGCGCCTTCTTTCTCCCCCACTCAAGCTCATGCCCTTACGCTCTCTTATGGCTTGGATATTAAAAGCGTCTAGCAAGCTTTCCATTTTTTCTTCGCTCTCTTTAGAGTTTTTAAAAGTGCTCTCCCCTGCTAGGGCTAGATTATCTTCCACGCTCAATTCTTTAAAAATGCTGGATTCTTGGGGCAAGTAGCCTATGCCTAAGTTAGAGCGCTTGTGTAAGGGGTATTTAGCTAAATCCACATCGTTTAAATAAACGCTCCCCCCACTAGGCTCTAAAAGCCCGCATATCATATAAAAGGTGGTGGTTTTACCCGCCCCATTAGGCCCTAAAAGCCCCACCACTTCGCCGCTTTTCACTTCTAAAGAAACATCTGAAACGATTTTGGTTTTTTTAATCTGTTTGTTTAAATGCTCTGCTTTTAAAATATCCATTCAAGCGACCCTTTAAGCGATCTTTATTGTATAAAAACGGCTAGTTGATTCGGTTTTGATTTCCACAACCTTAATAGCTAAATCGTATTTTTTTAAAATTTTTTCTAATTTTTCATCGCCCCATTCCACAAAATGGATCCCCTTTTCTAACAAGCACTCCAACATGCCAAGCTCCAAGCAAGCCTTTAAATCGCGCATGTAAAAATCATAATGGAACACGCTCTCGCTATAAGCATGCATCAAGCTAAAGGTGGGCGAAGTCGCTTGAATGTCTAAACCCAAGTGTTTCAAGCACGCTTGAACTAAAGTCGTTTTACCGCTCCCCACAACGCCTTTTAAAAGCACCACCCCCTTAAAATCATCTTTTAAAATTGCAGCCGCCACTTTGTTTAATTCGTCTAAACGCGCTCTCATAACAATTCCACGCTTTTGATTTCAAACTCGCTCTTAATCTCTTCAATGAGGTTAGAATGGTTAGCCATAAATTCTTGCAAGGCTGTAGGGGCTTCTTTGGGTTGGGTTTCTTGAACCTCTTTAGTGTCGTTTTCTTTAGTTTCTTTTTCTTTAATCTCTTTTTTAACCGCTTCTTTAATCTCTTTTTCTTTCATTTCAGCCGTGGTTTCGGTGGTTGGTTGGGGTAAGATTTTTTCCCTTAAAGAAGAAATTTTAAAATCTTTAACCTCTTTAGTTTCTTCTGGAGTGCTTTTATTTTCCAAATGATTTTTTAAAGCGATTTTGATATTTTCGCCCTTGCCAAAAACCCCATCAACGATACTTTTCACGATTTTAAATCGTTCTCTTAAAAGCTCTTTATCTTTATCAGTGGCTAAAGACTCCCAAGTCAAGGTTTTAGTCTGTCTGTCAAAATCAATGAAACGGATATTTTTTTCAAACACCGCCCCTAATTCGTAATTGCGCTCATAAACCAATGTTTGAACTTGCTTGAAAAGGTTGTGAAAAATGCGATCTTTAGCTGAAAGCATAGGAGTTTGTGGGGTTTCTGCGTTCTCTATTCTTTCTGCTTGTTCTATTTTTTCTGTGCTTTTGGGTTCTTGTTTAGGGGCGTTAGCGTTTTGATTTAAGGGATTTAAAACGCTTTCTTTACTTTGCTCTAATTCCAAAATCGCATCGTCTAGGGCTTTGAGCTTCAAAGCTTCTTTGAATTTCATTTTCAATAACAACAGCACAAAACTAGCATTTGCCCCTTCTTTTAAAAGGCTGAGACTGCTCATAATGATTTTAAAAAAGCGCTCTATTAAAAGGATGGAATACGAATCAGGGCTTAATAATTTCGCTTTCA
This genomic window from Helicobacter pylori contains:
- the lptB gene encoding LPS export ABC transporter ATP-binding protein — protein: MDILKAEHLNKQIKKTKIVSDVSLEVKSGEVVGLLGPNGAGKTTTFYMICGLLEPSGGSVYLNDVDLAKYPLHKRSNLGIGYLPQESSIFKELSVEDNLALAGESTFKNSKESEEKMESLLDAFNIQAIRERKGMSLSGGERRRVEIARALMKNPKFVLLDEPFAGVDPIAVIDIQKIIESLIGLNIGVLITDHNVRETLSVCHRAYVIKSGTLLASGNANEIYENALVRKYYLGENFKV
- the tsaE gene encoding tRNA (adenosine(37)-N6)-threonylcarbamoyltransferase complex ATPase subunit type 1 TsaE, with amino-acid sequence MRARLDELNKVAAAILKDDFKGVVLLKGVVGSGKTTLVQACLKHLGLDIQATSPTFSLMHAYSESVFHYDFYMRDLKACLELGMLECLLEKGIHFVEWGDEKLEKILKKYDLAIKVVEIKTESTSRFYTIKIA
- a CDS encoding DNA polymerase III subunit gamma/tau translates to MQVLALKYRPKHFSELVGQESVAKTLSLALDNQRLANAYLFSGLRGSGKTSSSRIFARALMCEEGPKAVPCDTCTQCQSALNNHHIDIIEMDGASNRGIDDVRNLIEQTRYKPSFGRYKIFIIDEVHMFTTEAFNALLKTLEEPPSHVKFLLATTDALKLPATILSRTQHFRFKKIPENSVISHLKTILEKEQVSYETSALEKLAHSGQGSLRDTITLLEQAINYCDNAITESKVAEMLGAIDRSVLEDFFQSLINQDEARLQERYAILENYETESVLEEMMLFLKAKLLSPDSYSILLIERFFKIIMSSLSLLKEGANASFVLLLLKMKFKEALKLKALDDAILELEQSKESVLNPLNQNANAPKQEPKSTEKIEQAERIENAETPQTPMLSAKDRIFHNLFKQVQTLVYERNYELGAVFEKNIRFIDFDRQTKTLTWESLATDKDKELLRERFKIVKSIVDGVFGKGENIKIALKNHLENKSTPEETKEVKDFKISSLREKILPQPTTETTAEMKEKEIKEAVKKEIKEKETKENDTKEVQETQPKEAPTALQEFMANHSNLIEEIKSEFEIKSVELL
- a CDS encoding HD domain-containing protein, with amino-acid sequence MYAAHPIKPLKAPKLKTKFLRRVFVGASIRRWNDQACPLEFVELDKQAHKAMIAYLLAKDSKDRGKDLDLDLLIKYFCFEFLERLVLTDIKPPIFYALQQTHSQELASYVAQSLQDEVSAYFSLEELKEYLSHRPQILETQILESAHFYASKWEFDIIYHFNPNMYGVKEIKDKIDKQLHNNEHLFEGLFGEKEDLKKLVSMFGQLRFQKRWSQTPRVPQTSVLGHTLCVAIMGYLLSFDLKACKSMRINHFLGGLFHDLPEILTRDIITPIKQSVAGLDNCIKEIEKKEMQNKVYSFVSLGVQEDLKYFTENEFKNRYKDKSHQIVFTKDAEELFTLYNSDEYFGVCGELLKVCDHLSAFLEAQISLSHGISSNDLIKGAQNLLELRSQTELLDLDLGKLFRDFK
- a CDS encoding RNA polymerase factor sigma-54, producing MAVLRANISPQNKLNATLKGWLPILQSELEDLEEVLKQNALDNPLIKIENKRIKNFSDRFSAKNSNDHLENFAIASKSLFETLEAQIIPPLFPTETSQKIAMDIINGLDSEGYFEENIEERAKILGVESEVYEKVRKRFSYLNPAGIGARDVKESFLFQLESRELDNNELYEEARKIILNLEKHHEFSKDFYYEKALKILKSFKNPPAIEFLEKEIEVIPELFILEVDDEIIVRLNDESYPTISLEENRFKDSAYLKEKLKEAKDLIDALNLRKATIYKIGLMLLEYQYDFFKGKKLRPLKLLDLANEFNHSVSTISRAISNKYLACERGVFPIKHFFSTALDNSETSNAVIKDYLLELIKNEDKKEPLSDAKILELIEEKFHLKMVRRTITKYRQLLNIASSSERKRLYLMRA